Proteins encoded together in one Musa acuminata AAA Group cultivar baxijiao chromosome BXJ3-6, Cavendish_Baxijiao_AAA, whole genome shotgun sequence window:
- the LOC103989036 gene encoding linoleate 9S-lipoxygenase 6, which translates to MFGNIVGGVVGGVVGGVGDVVGGILGGSKGVQVKGTVVLMPKNVLDFNDLAGNVIDGLFDILGQNVTFQLVSATVGDPNNGNRGVVGSPASLQYLGRLPSLAAGESRFSVTFQWEENKGIPGAVIVKNKHATQFFLKTLTLDNFPGKGRIHFVCNSWVYPANNYRYDRIFFANTTYLPGATPAPLKPYREDELRHLRGDDVTSELQEWDRVYGYAVYNDLGTPDNANLVRPILGGSAVYPYPRRGKTNRPMTRKDPNTESRLGTLNTLNIYVPRDERFGHVKMGDFLTYGIKAVVNGLLPVLDAIVNVTPFEFDSFEDIMRLYEEGIPVPYVPLFDELRQSIPFEMVKEVLRVEGGQRLLKLPKPQIIKFDKSAWRTDEEFAREMVAGVHPVLIKLLKVFPPVSELDPNKYGNQNSTITAAHIEANLDGLTVDEALGSNRLFILDHHDVFMPYIARINSTAHKAYATRTLLFLKADSTLKPLAIELSLPHPDGEQYGAVSKVYSASENGVDGSLWQLAKAYVGVMDVGVHQLVSHWLGTHAILEPFIIATNRHLSVVHPINKLLTPHYRDTMNINALARQSLISADGILEKTSVQGKFSLEYSSWVYKNHWNFVDQALPDDLVKRGVAVRDQNGELSLLIKDYPYAEDGLQIWKAIETWVTEYCTIYYPSDDALRADAELQAWWKEMRDVGHGDKKDEPWWPKMETVFELTQSCTIIIWLASAFHAVINFGQYPYGGYVPNRPTISRRLVPEPGTPEHDLLETNPDKVFLRTISSQYQTIIGVSLLEILSTHSSDEVYLGQRDTPEWTTDQKALEAFQRFGKALNSIEEEINKKNADPSLKNRNGPAKMPFTLLFPSSEVGITGKGIPNSVSI; encoded by the exons ATGTTCGGAAACATCGTCGGCGGCGTGGTGGGAGGTGTGGTGGGCGGTGTGGGCGATGTGGTGGGCGGCATCCTCGGGGGGTCGAAGGGTGTGCAGGTGAAGGGCACGGTGGTGCTGATGCCGAAGAATGTCCTCGACTTCAACGACTTGGCCGGCAACGTCATCGACGGATTGTTCGACATCCTCGGTCAGAACGTCACCTTCCAGCTCGTGAGCGCCACCGTCGGCGACCCCA ACAATGGGAACCGGGGAGTCGTCGGGTCGCCGGCCTCCTTGCAGTACCTTGGCCGCCTGCCCTCCCTCGCTGCCGGCGAGAGTAGATTCAGCGTGACGTTCCAGTGGGAGGAGAACAAGGGGATCCCCGGAGCCGTCATCGTCAAGAACAAGCACGCCACCCAGTTCTTCCTCAAGACGCTGACGCTGGACAACTTCCCCGGCAAGGGCCGGATCCACTTCGTCTGCAACTCCTGGGTCTACCCTGCCAACAACTACAGATACGACCGCATCTTCTTCGCCAACACC ACGTACCTCCCGGGAGCCACACCGGCGCCGCTGAAGCCGTACAGAGAGGACGAGCTCCGACACTTGAGGGGAGATGACGTGACCTCGGAGCTGCAAGAATGGGACCGCGTCTATGGTTACGCAGTGTACAATGATCTCGGCACCCCCGACAACGCCAACTTGGTTCGGCCAATCCTTGGAGGGTCAGCGGTGTATCCTTACCCTCGGCGTGGCAAGACCAACCGTCCGATGACGAGGAAAG ATCCCAACACGGAGAGCAGACTGGGGACGTTGAACACCCTCAATATTTACGTTCCTCGAGATGAGCGATTCGGACATGTTAAGATGGGCGACTTCCTCACTTACGGGATCAAGGCCGTCGTCAACGGACTGCTCCCCGTTCTGGACGCCATCGTGAACGTTACACCATTCGAGTTCGACTCGTTCGAGGACATCATGAGGCTCTACGAGGAAGGCATCCCGGTGCCCTACGTCCCCCTCTTTGATGAACTCAGGCAGAGCATCCCGTTCGAGATGGTCAAAGAGGTGCTCCGCGTCGAAGGCGGGCAGCGTCTGCTGAAGCTCCCGAAGCCGCAGATCATCAAGT TCGATAAGTCTGCGTGGCGCACCGACGAAGAGTTCGCTCGCGAAATGGTTGCCGGCGTGCACCCTGTGCTGATCAAGCTTCTTAAGGTGTTCCCTCCTGTTAGCgagcttgatcctaacaagtacgGCAACCAAAACAGCACCATCACGGCAGCACATATCGAGGCCAACCTCGATGGGCTCACGGTTGATGAG GCACTAGGCAGCAACAGGCTCTTCATCTTGGACCACCATGACGTGTTCATGCCCTACATTGCACGGATAAACTCCACCGCACATAAGGCATACGCCACGAGGACTCTGTTGTTCCTTAAGGCGGACTCCACCCTGAAGCCACTGGCGATCGAGCTCAGCTTACCTCACCCGGACGGCGAGCAATACGGTGCTGTAAGCAAAGTGTACTCGGCATCCGAGAATGGCGTGGATGGATCTCTCTGGCAATTGGCGAAGGCCTACGTCGGCGTCATGGACGTCGGTGTCCACCAGCTCGTCAGCCATTG GCTTGGCACGCACGCAATCTTGGAGCCGTTCATCATCGCGACGAATCGACACCTTAGCGTGGTTCACCCGATCAACAAGCTTCTCACGCCTCACTATCGCGACACCATGAACATAAACGCCTTGGCTCGCCAGTCGCTCATCAGTGCCGATGGCATCCTCGAGAAGACATCGGTACAAGGCAAGTTCTCCTTGGAGTACTCCTCCTGGGTTTACAAGAACCACTGGAACTTCGTCGACCAAGCTCTCCCCGATGATCTGGTCAAGAG AGGAGTTGCAGTGAGGGATCAAAACGGTGAGCTTTCCCTGCTGATCAAAGACTACCCGTATGCGGAGGACGGCCTACAGATATGGAAGGCGATCGAGACGTGGGTCACCGAGTACTGTACAATTTACTACCCGAGCGACGATGCTCTGAGAGCTGACGCCGAGCTCCAGGCCTGGTGGAAGGAGATGCGCGACGTGGGTCACGGCGACAAGAAGGATGAGCCATGGTGGCCCAAGATGGAGACCGTGTTCGAGCTGACGCAGTCATGCACCATCATCATCTGGTTGGCCTCGGCCTTCCACGCCGTCATCAACTTCGGGCAGTACCCCTACGGGGGGTACGTCCCTAACCGCCCCACTATCAGCAGGCGCCTCGTGCCGGAACCAGGCACGCCGGAGCACGACCTGCTGGAGACGAACCCGGACAAGGTGTTCCTGAGGACGATAAGCAGTCAGTACCAGACCATCATCGGCGTCTCGCTGCTGGAGATCCTCTCGACCCACTCGTCGGACGAGGTGTACTTGGGCCAGCGTGACACGCCAGAGTGGACAACGGACCAGAAGGCGCTGGAGGCGTTCCAACGATTCGGGAAGGCGTTGAACTCGATCGAGGAAGAGATCAACAAGAAGAACGCGGACCCGAGTCTGAAGAACCGCAATGGCCCGGCCAAGATGCCCTTCACCTTGCTCTTCCCGAGCAGTGAGGTTGGGATCACCGGGAAGGGGATCCCCAACAGCGTGTCCATCTAG